A region of the Roseobacter denitrificans OCh 114 genome:
CGATCAATTCTTCCATGCCGGTTTCCAGACGCTCAAGCACGCCGAGCAGCTGCGGTTCTGACAGGGAAAACGTGACATACATCGGCGATTCCTGCACCAGCGTCGCGAGCGGCCCCGTTGACGGCCCCACCAAAGCGCCAAGGCTGATGCTTGAGCGGCCAATGCGTCCGTCAAACGGCGCGGTGATGTCGGTGCGCTCAAGGTTCAACTCGGCTTCGCGCAAGGCCGCCTGTGCTGCCAGCAGATCCGCCTTGGCCACAGCGGCGTTCGCCTGTGCGATATCAAGTTCGGATTCGGCAATCGCCTCGCGTCTGAGCAGTTCCGTTTTGCGCACCAGTTCGATTTCCGCCAGTTTCACATTTGCATCCGCCCGCTGCACGGCAGCTTGTTGCGCCTGCAACTCGGCCTGATAGGTGTCTGGTTCAATACGGAAAATCACATCGCCTTCTTTGACAGTGGCCCCGTCTTGCACCACCATCTCAGTGATGATCCCCGTGACACGTGCAATCAGATCGGTTTTCGCCGAGGCCTCACCTCGCCCCACAAAGGTCGCCTCCCGCGTCAGTTCTTCGCTGTAGGCAGCAGCAATGACGACTTTCGGGGGGGGATTCGAGCCGTCTTGAGACTGCGCGCTTGTCGTCGAAAGGCCAATGGTCAACGCCAGGCAAGCGACAAGAATGATCCCGCGCT
Encoded here:
- a CDS encoding efflux RND transporter periplasmic adaptor subunit; its protein translation is MIEPGESMTYRTSLLHTVQRGIILVACLALTIGLSTTSAQSQDGSNPPPKVVIAAAYSEELTREATFVGRGEASAKTDLIARVTGIITEMVVQDGATVKEGDVIFRIEPDTYQAELQAQQAAVQRADANVKLAEIELVRKTELLRREAIAESELDIAQANAAVAKADLLAAQAALREAELNLERTDITAPFDGRIGRSSISLGALVGPSTGPLATLVQESPMYVTFSLSEPQLLGVLERLETGMEELIASGASPNVFIRLPDGTMLEEPGTIVFLDNRINPATGTISLRAEFENTRRMILDGGFISVVIEALEPTLSVLIPQNAVQRDQRGDFVLVVTDQQLVEQRYVVLGPQAETAVVVSEGLREGESVIVEGLQRVRPGIEVNAVLTGTSDVN